The genomic DNA AGGATGAGGAATAAAGCAAAAATGATCTTAGAGAGCAATCGTACAGTCAGTTTGTATACTATAGACACTAATGCCTATATGGCCCTATATGGCACATTCTACTCTTCATTGGGTTTTGGAAATTAACTGAATGGTCAATGGTCTTAACAATGAAGTAATTTACCACATCTGGCCCCTGTACTACTGAGGAATTCCAACTTGCTGTTTTTCCTCATCTACCACAGATAACGTCTGTCTTGTTCATGACCATATTTACCAAGACAGCTACGCTGCCCCGTGCACGTACAGTTGCAGGGAATCTACAGGTTTGGTATATACATACCTTGGGGCTAAGTTGACGGGCGTCTTTCTTTTCTTTGCCCATCTGTTATAGAAGTGGAAAAACAGCGGTAAACTGCTTTGATGCTGaacaacaatatttttttctccTTCCCCAAATTTGTGCAAAAGAATGACTTCATTAATCATTCCATGATTATTAATGTTTTCATGTGGTGAGCTTATTCAGTTAAGCCAAtgaaattacttttcttttttttttttttacttacacaCTGAATCAACAATGATCAAAGAATATTCAAGTTAAGATTTGGTTAAAgaacaacttttttttaatttgatttttttatgcaACACACaaatgcagcacacacacacaaaaaaaaaagacggtAAGAGATCAGACAGTCTCCACAACTTATGTTTGTAGCACATTGATGAAGTAACAAGAGTTACTGTCTTACCCTTGTTCTGTTGCGATGGTAAACCCTTGTCCTGTAAACAcagaaacaaattaaattacttgTTTTTCATGCATACTTGACTCTGTTACAAGTTTACACACCTTTGTGACAAATACTGCTCGTGCATTGTCTTCCTTTGTCTTTTTTCACTTTGTCAGCTTCAGGCTACATTCCTCTGAGTCAATCTGGCACAATTTTAAAGCTGAGCCAAAAAAACTGGTTCGGTCTACAAGAAATGTTTTGGCTTGAGGACTGGTTCAAAAGCCAGAAACACTTTACTCAAGTGTGTACGCAGATGCAAGCACTTGGCCAACACAtgctgaacatgcttaacgtgtgGCAATTCAAACCTCAGTACTCGAGGGGGTGACTGAAAAGTGGAGGTTACATTGAAAAGTCTGtgtcattaaactggatgtgttactATTCAGGTTTATTGGTATATTGAATTCaacatacttgctcagcaatattctttgCAAACTGTTGCCAGGGTTGCAGCAGAGttacatttaagactttttaagaccttttataAGACCTGGACTAATAAAATTAAAACTGTATGTCCATACAGAACAAACCCACacaaactcaaaataaataatgtatcacaGATTCTTTAACTTAAACAGGAGCTCAATTGGTTTTTACATCTGCAAATTTAAAACAACCTTAAATATACTTTTGTTATaccatttaagatattttaacattaatactttttaaggaCCTGCGGGAACCCtggttgctccaccatgacagaagcgctatagcgccccttgtggcaacattgagaataCAATGCGTACTTGTGCTATGAACTGCTGTCTGACACAGTTTGAAACGCAATGCAATCGCAATcacaaaatcgagcttgcatagctattagggatgtgcaaatctTCCAATTTCCATAATCAAGAcagtctgttttttttaattataataatgtataattggGATATGTTATGGTCACATGACCCCGATCAGACACGTTTCGGGATACATGACACTAAGCACATCACTTCAACACGGTAATAactaggggtgtgacgatacacttagctcacgagacaATACGATACTGGGTTCATGAGAACGAgatgatattttaacactatatacactaccggtcaaaagttttgaaacacttcctcattctttattataatttttttttcttcacattttagaataatagtaaagtcatcaaaactatggaataacataaatggaactatgggaattatgttgtgactaaacaaaatccaaaataaatcaaaactgtgttatattttagcatcttcaaagtagtcaccctttgcctagaatttgcagacatgtactcttgacattttctcaaccaacttcttgaggtatcaccctgggatgctttttaaacagtactgaaggagttcccatctatgttgggcacttattgactgcttttctttattatttggtccaagtcatcaattaaaaaaacttttttttttaattacattttagatttataatgaaataaattaatatggtggcacaattatatttttgtctacacaactaatttcaaacatttaagcatatgccttcagatcaaaagatttttaagatcatgagaaacatttcaggcaagtgtttcaaaactttgactggaaaaatagtcttttattcgactgaaagtcacaaaatgcaaaacaatgcaggtgcattttgaaatgttttaactaatcatcttgtaatgaatgtcacttcagttctactgaGTATGAATtgtcatatgcagtaaaagacagaacaatatgcaagcactgtagAAGGTTTTACCACAAACTACAGCACaattttcttacagtgcttaccTTTGTAAGACgacgtcctccggaggtcgcatttgtcagccgcatacgtcattgaggctgtctcgtttccttttttttcttttttttattgggaatgcaaaaaaggttaacaattgtataaatgtaagtgcatatacataaaagtcattgacaatacataaaaaataagaaaaagacaaaaaaaagaaagaaaaagaaataaataatgaaacgagacagcttcgatgacgtatgcggccgataaaTGCTAACTCCGGAGGACATAGCCTTCCAAACGACACGcagcctttgttcgtgtcttgtctgtcactctgttgCCGTTTGTTTCCACCGGGTccctaaaatgctgccacacaaactatttaaaagtggcgggggcatcttctatgctaatttcaccctcacactctgtcatgctgatatcgtgagacagcttttcacctaaATGTGAAATATCGTCACGTTTTAATATCGCGAGATCTCATGGCAcgagatctcgtcacacccctagtaataacggatattcaacaaataaaagggctaaataactataacatcttattgcacacacaccaaaaaaaatatgatgtgctTCTATGTAAACAGAGAGCTTGGGAGTGTCAGGATGATGCTTACTGCGCAGTCAAAAGCACAGAACTGCTAGATAATATTGTGGGTACACATCTATTTCACGACATCGAGCAGTTTATCCTTtctaactgcaactatttatttaagtagtgtcagacagaatcagcaaaagactttaatctctccaaagcACCTCAAAAATACGGGAACATTActtacagcagaggatttaatgtacaacagtaatcGTCTTTTAATGTGTTGTTGATGCAGCACTTTGATGGCTGTAACAGCAGCggtgcataaatggactaaacttaCATCATTGAAGAGacgaaacttcttgcagagggttttactgtgctgataATCATTCAATTttaaagcacagcaagctatactTGTGCAAAAATGCTCTCTAAGAAGTtgcgtctctcaattaatttgttAACTGCATCTCTCATTAAAACCACCactactaaaaatattaatgttagtagtcgaccccactaatcgactagtcagttgctGAAAGACTAGTTGATTAGTCGACCACcgttgcacatccctagtagctagaagcatctgtgTTCACGAACTTGTGTAAAATGTTTCAGCCTTTACTGTGCCCATTCTTTTGAAtgttcaaatttatttttattttgtttttcacacaagttGATGGGTTTTAAGGCTTTAGCAGTTTGTGTTCTGTTGTATTCTTAGGTTAGGGTAAACCAAGGCAGTTTGTGTATGACTGCCATttggttctctttttttttttttatgggtaaaataatatatattttttttaattaaaaaacatttaccaGCTGGATCACTTGAAGGTTGGTCTTCTTGTGCAGTTTCAGGTTGAGCTGTatggatatgaaaaaaaaaagattatgaaaaaaaaCTCATGTTGAAAAGATATTAGCAAAATGTCTACGTAACAACTagtgaaattgcatttttaatcatCAAAAAGTAATTACTGTACCTGAGAGGCTAGGAGCATCAACAATGGCTTCTCTTGTTTCAGTGGTGTCAGGCAGACTAGTCTCCACCAGTGAAGGCAGCTGCTGTTCCACAGAGAGTTGTTGCGATGTTGCTGTGGAGGAGCTAGATGTGGTAGTGGGAGTTCCTAGAGCAACAGTAGGTGGAGCAACTGAAGTTGCAGGCAAACTAGAGGGTGGTGAAGAATTAGTAACAGGACTAGAAAGGTGAAGCATGGCAGAGGTAGTGGTTGGGGGAGGCAGATTAGATGTAGGCAAAGAAGTGGGGACTGCAAAAGGAGTGGGCACAGATACAGGAGAAGAGATTTTCGGAGGAAGTGCAGACTGCTGAGATGCTACTTGAGCAGTTAGAACTGTCACTGGAGCAGAAGACTGGAGTGAAGATACCATTACAGATGTGACCACAGAAGCAGCATGAGGCGTGGCAACATCCATCGTTTTTCCTATCTGGGTGATGGGGTTTTGCTCTTTTTGACCATCATCACTGCTTGAAGAGATTCTGGGTGCAGTATTTTTGCTCATAACAGTCTGGATTGGACTGCTTTTGGCTAACGTTGTTGTTGGAGACAGGGGACTTTTGCGGGCAACAGATGTAGCCCCTGGGCTAGAGCAAGCAGGTGGAGAGGCTAAAAGCTGCTGAAAGGGCGATGACTGCATGCTAGAATGTAAGGATAATTGTCCAACAGAACTTGGTTTTGAGCCATTAGCATCAGAGACACTCTCCTGTTTTGTAACTGCTGGGCTTGGCTGTTGAGGTAGTGGTGCTATGCTTACAGAGGAAGCCTGACTTGCAGGTACTTGAACTTGAAACTGCCCAATGACAGTGCGGCCTTGCTGGCTAGAAGCTATGCTGACAGCAGGTGAGTTTTTTACTATAGGTGTCGATGCTGGTGCAAAAGGTGAAGATGTAGTTGACACTGGGGTAGGGGTAAGTTGGATATTTGCAGAGACTATGGGACCAACCATAGTGACCGGTTGAGACATGACATTGGTACTTGATGGTACAGATGTAGCTTGAAATATTGAATACACAGGTCCTGTGATGAATTGTGGACGTGTTTGGGTAGGGTTTTGTTGACGAACATCTGGAGGTCTTATGTTTTTATTGGGAACTGCAAGCACCTTGGAAACAACCGCTGGTGGAACTATAGAAACAGTGTTGGTGGCAGAGCTAATGGGATTTGAGGTTACAAACACTGTGATTTGGTTTTGTGGAGTTGGTGCTGATGAGATTGGTCTTTGCAAGACAGTTTGAGATGCCTTTGTGATGGGTATAAGATTATGAATTGAACTCACTGAGGGGTTAGGAATTGAAGTGAGGCTTAAGAGTACAGTTTGGTTTGAACTACCACTTGATACAGCACTGATGGACTGCATGTTTTGACTGCTACTGGGGACAATGTTTGGGCTTGATACTAAACTAGACTTAGGTTTCTGATCAGTTTCACCTGTAGACAAAGAGGGGCCCCTATCTATGCTCTGCAAGACAACAGGATTAGATTGGCTTGCTTGATCTAGCAGAGTATAAGGGCTCCCTTTCTGCGTAGGATCTCCACCTGGATGAGTAATATTTTGAGATTTCATTGTCAAGGATGGGGTGCCTGTATTGTCCAATAGTTGATTGAGAGATGTTGGAGCATCTCTAAAACCTGGTGATATAGCAGAACCAAGCTCTTGTTGTGGTGTTGTCTGAGGCTGGTGCTTATCTTCGGCCCGCTGTTCAACCAAATTGTTAGGCTCTTGACTTTTGGGCTCCTGAGATGGCACCCGAGGGCTAGTCATTTTAGGAGCAGGCTGCTCTCTTAACTTAACTGTCTGATGCTGTTCTGGCTGTGAAGCAGGTACCTGCCCATTTCTAACTGTATCGGTTCTACCTGGAAGAGATTGCAGAGCATTTGAATTCTGTTGCGATTCTTCAGGTCCTGCTGATGGCAGAGATGCAGAGGTAGTTGGGAGCACTGAGGTGGGACTAACCATCATGATCTGTGGACCTGGCATTTGCTGCTGGTGTGGAGGTAATAtcagtgtgtttttggcaccCTTCTGTCTTCCTGGGCTTGGGGTGGCAGCTTTTCTATTAGAGGCAGGGCTGGATCGCCGACTATTACTGGGACTAGCCCGTTTAGCTTGCCCAACTCCAggctgtttgtcttgttttcctccAGAATTTACCATGCCACTACCTGACGGATAGGACTGCAGGCCATTATTGTTGCCACTGGTGTTATTATTGACAGGTAGACTTGCTAGGTTTGGTGGAGCCTGGCCAATGGCTTTAAGGGTGGTTGGGTTTAGACCCTGCTGGTCAAAGCCTCGATTAAGGTTAGGCTGCCGTGGTGGCAGAGGAATGTTAATTTTAGGAGGGAAAAGACCAGCAATAGAGGCATTCAGTCTCTCAGGGGACAGATTTATTTCGGAGGGTTCAGTACTAGGTGGACGGTTGGTTGGAGTCAGAGGATGGTGATATGGTCTGGGACTGGCCCGGTTAGGGGTTTTTGGGCGGGAGCTTTGGGAAGTTGAAGGAGCACTGGAAAAGTGAATATTATGTGAGCCAACTATTGCTGACACTTGCTGTGACTGCTGTTGGGGGCTTGCTCCTGGCTGGTGGGCCACTGATAAAGGCACAGACTTCATTAAATTAGTATTAGGACCTTGGTTAGGAATCATTTGTTGATTTCCATTTCCTGACTGGGGACCGATTTCAAGAGATCCCCTGTCCTGCAAACTGTGATTTCCAGGGTTTTCCTCTGATGGCAACCCTGGTGTAGATTGTCCAACCTCTGGAAGGGATGTCCTTCTCGCTGGTCCAGAGAGAGGTTGATTCACTATGAGTGGCATCCCTCTGGCTTTATCTGGAGATGGTGGAACACCTCCATGCCCTTGAAGATCAATCATTACAGGCATGTTGCCCTGCTGTGATCCAGGCATTCTCTGAGTGGGATCAGTAGGATTACCAAGACCCTTTGGTATTTGGCCACCTTGTTGTAATGGCATTCGATTCTTAGCTTCCTGTTGCATTTTAAGCATCATCATCAtttgttgctgctgctgttgttgctgcACCTTTTGTTGTTGTGGCTGTGACTGCAGTTGTTGTTGGAGGTGTTGTGGTTGCTGCTGTTGTTGCATCTGCATCGATTGTTGTGAATTAATCTGAGGCTGGACATGATGAGGTCCTTGTGATGTTCCAGCTTGACTCAGAGGACCCTGCATACTCTGCATTTGCATCTGTTGCTGTTGCATTTGCTGCTGCTGGATCTGTTGATGCTGTTGTTGCATctgttgctgctgttgttgtaACTGTTGTTGCTGCATTTGCTGCATCTGTTGTGCAGGCATAAACTGCATTGGCATTTGCTGCAATACCCGTTGATCTCCAGATTGACTAGGTAAACctaaattcaaataaacaattttcattataaaaaaatttattcacaATGTAAAACCAGTTTTGTCATGTAAAATAACAGATGATCAACCAAGAGACATACTTATTCAATCTCTTACCTGGCCGATTAGCAAATTCAGAAATCTTTGAGTTAGACTCAATGCCAGCCCCTTGATCACTACCCAACCCTTGCATCTCTGCTTCCTCCAATCCATGAGGCAGTGAATCCAGACCACTATACAGACAGATAAACAAACTgtattaattttttcattaatggaaacaaaactaaaacaaattgtATGTTACACATTGCGAAACGATTTTAAAATAGTCTCCCTGTCCCTGAAGAAAAAtcgatttttaattgaattaaaaaataacacataTAGCTTAATATGCTAATacaatgacagatagatagaggaagctatatttgtgcagagttccacacAAACAGGTTTTCTATCTGAGAAGTTTCATCTCTTTAATTCCCATTTACTCATTTAATGCACTGCTGCTACAGACATCAGTGTGTTGTTGTTCACTGTCGAGCGTCAAACCCTCTACTTTGGGTAATGTTCCTGTTTTAATGCACAATcaacaggtttatttgtgaggtgttatGGAGAGTATTTTTCAGAAGTCATTCTGCAGACTCTGACCGACACtgctttttaataataaaaaaaaaggctcatCAAACTGGTGGATGTGTGGAACTACATGTTGCGCCCcacaatatttataatctaacagctaTGTGCTTTTGAAAGCGGAACGAGGATCGCTCGGTGACTCCAAGCAGTCCAGGTACACTGAAGCATGTCATTCTGTGTCCGGGATGTGCATAAGCAGTTTTGTTCCACTCTGTATTGGatcctttcttgtttcttttctttctttgatagttttgtgcgaTAAttggttatagttatttagcttaTTTATAGTAGTTACTCTATTAAAGGGCTGTGCTTAGCATCCATACAGTGGGCAGTCAAACAAAATGATCTTCGTTGATGCAGGCAGTACCACTGCAGTAAAACTGTGAATTCTCACACGAGACTCGTTGCAAAATCACCTCGCtcaaatgtgtgtattttgttgttattattacatGTCTTTAAAAAGTTACGGCGGGTAGAAAATTGTTCACAATTCTTTGATTTCACAAGTGTTGGAAATGGTCTCAGGGTTGCGCGTTCGGCTCTAGTAAAACAGATCGAAAGTTCGAAACTCGCTTTAACTTATCTTATTGTCTGTTATACATGTGGatagaaaaaaaacattgagtAGACGAACGATATGCCTTTAttgcataaatacacattttaccACATAAATAGTAACATTTAATATTGATGAAGTTAATTTACAACATTCTAAAGAAACTGCATGGTTTTTATTTGAATATCCTATCACAAAAGCCATTTTGCACTGTGGCTTATACTGACACTGTATCCTGTAAGATCATTATTGGTCATTTGACCTTATGTTTGGTATTATACATGGTATTTGGTATATTTGTTGCCACAATAGTGTTTTAAGGGGAAATCATAGCAGCCGAGTTAACCAAGACAATGAGCCCCGTGACGCATGCAATGAACATGACGTCTGAAGGAAGACTTCGGAAGATTTTGTTCTCCGTTACTTCACTATTCCCAAATGTTCCACAGTTGCTGCAGTTTTTTTTCCTTAACTTTGCATAGTGCCCGTCACCACATTAATCTGCGATAGTGGGTGTTCCCTTTAcgtcagtggttcccaaactttttcaaGTCCCCCTTTATTAATCAGATATTGTTTTCCCTTTACCAGACTCTTAATGATTTGGGAATCATTTTGATTATAGGAATATCTGACACCAAACCAGTCCAgattgtttcctaatttcaaacaccACCAGAAcaggaaatgtattaaaataatacacatgagtttgttaataatttataaagGTCCAAACTTTTATTCGACATTGTATATGCCCTTTTGTTTACCAtagttctttcattgtttaacagtTGCATTAGTAATGCCATAAATCACAagaaagaccatggatggctcctcattaccatggttagttAGGTAGTTAGTCTTTCTTAAATTATctgtttatttgttaaaaataatagcccgatcacatttaaaaaaaaaaactttttaaatacaacttccacagtttactgtgataaatattagtaagggtgttgttgatgtgtaaatgtgaaAATTCTTGTAACTGATGCTGGTGAAGAGCAGGCGTTTTCCCTTTCCCTTGTCAGAGCTGTTTGGAATGTCAGCGCTGTAACCATTTGAAATGGTTGACTTGCTCCATAGCGcttaaaaatagaaaattctcatgaaGAATTCAAatggtcacataagttttgtcaTCTGCACCACGGTATTGAGAGAAGCCCAGTTTAATGAGACAGACATGTGATCCGCCAAGCGCTATCCTGTCACCGGTACTCACATAAggagggaagcctggttgacgTGCATCGTGCGCACACCTACAGGAGCGAATCTACCGgcgtggcaaatgccaccctaagaaaaggcattgccaccccatctgccaccccagtaTAAGTAtacaaatgcattaaatataaatgtaagacaTTGACATTGTTTAGGGGTCATGTCGAACTGCCTCAACTCTCACAAGACGCACAAATGACTACACAGACtgatcgtgtgattgattacagcgGCAGCCAATCGCGTACTTGCTGCTGCAATGCATGTGCAGTGTTTGGGTACTCACGGTTTAGGTTtttgagcttatttcctcaaccacaacaacaacatgacaatatggacaaatacatggagAAAAGAGAGGCAAGAGAATaatttctcagttttttttttcaagtctcCACTGAATGATTATTTGATATATTATTTGACAACTGTCAGTTGAGACATGTCCTCAGCACTttctgaaatagctttcatcaggtatgtgtataatccagatgaaacatctccagttcttgagtttctatttcatctgatctgtTTTTTTTGATTGGCGATCcagcgctggaatgtgttattttgaattttatgataaatgttcgttatggctgttatcagtgtcgtttactgcaacacccatccactgacatacagatgcaatcttggtttattacaataaaatgttatatttgggtgaattagaaaaaagaacctctaaaaactagacgCAAAAAATAaccactagaccaatcagtcaagttcttgattaaattgctgatctatgtgttaatctactgactaacaaaatcctaagactgatagtggcagatgtagagatgaaattaccatataatgtgaaatatctatttgagtgcttgaatcggtcattaagaatGGCTGTTTATCAAAACAGgtgatttaaaagaatcttttattgtgcataaaatcattcatattcAAGAGTTTCacagcactgccacccaaagtacagttttcctagaatttatttgtatataaattatgttccctttcaaatggcttattccagctgttacaaagttgctaggcctacaggattttattagcagaataacactggatatgcatgcactctccatccatgggtacacctaacaaaataaaacaatttggcctGAATAATGTGgtttattccagattgccagttttatgtcaagctaaggaacatttagaatttgttgatgtgtttaatagacaatgtcttggtactctggagatattttttatgttggcaaatcagtagcaaaatggttactatgtgtggttcctgtggaaatgcagttgaaTTGCAAATTCATAGATATTTCTAATTTGacagtgactccaattaatgaactagtgcttgttgcaatgaagcttggtaccttaatccataagaactacacATGTGTGCTTGCTTTGGttttgccacccctcatagtctgcatgccaccccatgAAAACATTTCTAGATCCGCCCCACGCACCTGAATCTGTAGGATAGAGCAGAGCGCATCTCGCGTGATTCTCGGTGGATCGCACAACACTCACGCGAAACCAGACTTTAAGCACCACACACTCATCCAAGTTCCAGATCAGAAGCATAGTTAGCGCTTATAAAACGGCAAAAGCAAGACGAATTTGAAATTTCAGCAGCCGAAAATTTCTCTCACAAAAGCAGAGGATTTAACAGTGGatttaatactttaaaatgtacaacaagaAAACAAACTGACATAACAGCCATCTCTCTTCACTGAGAGTCTCTGTCCTCTACAGACTCAACAGTCCACCAGAAATATATCAATCAATTGCACAATTGACACTCAGTTGGATTGGAAGCATGCTTCAAAAGTTTacgcttaataataataataattatataccaATTTTTTTAACGGACTACTTGTTCAATCCCACCGTCTCCCTACGCCTCCCCTGCAGTGCCCGCCGTGCCTCAcactttgggaaccactgctctacgtCATTCTAGGACTCCCCCAGCACACTTGAGCACAGAAGCGAGGGACAGTAGTTGATTTTTAAAGTTAAGACAGTTCatatagataaataaaataaaaataaaaaaacagatgtaCTTGAGCCCCTGCATAAGTCAATTGCATCTTAATtcttttttgaataaaaatatttagGTAATTGTTCATCAGTATGTTTTCGACTTCGTTATAtaaaattgtgtgttttattactttttatacatttattttttcaatttaatgttgCTACTTTAATGGACAGCAGAGACAGCAGGGATAGGCTCCAGTGATACCCGCGA from Myxocyprinus asiaticus isolate MX2 ecotype Aquarium Trade chromosome 29, UBuf_Myxa_2, whole genome shotgun sequence includes the following:
- the LOC127419779 gene encoding nuclear receptor coactivator 6-like isoform X3 — its product is MRMNSPSVSMMPPVANMAAQGMVPGSGGQIHPRAPRPPSQTDTIDPMLSGLALQQQQLQHPQVGHGPLGTLGPQGQHMQAMQANRQLNPASLQQLQQQQQQQHQQHQQQQQVQLAQLSGARGPFNPSNQMPVPPGWNQLPSGVLQPPPVQGPMGPGWRKAPPQQQIGQRQPSLTSVQTPNHPPPPYPFGSQQAGQVFNTMSQHQIQQQQQQAGANQFATPQPKGPHGAPGLVNTRAPLPLPPSSAPQGNLAAKSPGSSSSPFQQGSPGTPPMIGQGQLGPRPTTPQGFPQGVGSPGRAVMGQQGNIQPGFMGIPQHGQVPQGGMGGMPKRMPMGFPNAPVNQNFAQGQVTSSGACSTPQQQNNQSMANTGVQSSTSGPNHMQSNPLQGGGMSHHTGMPVQTPGTTSGGSMGQPQQGLQTQMMGIQQSQHQTQTVASSQSQMVQSQTGSQTVLSRPVNTGQRGMTPPKQLMPPQGQGIMQSQNQLGGGQGHQALLLQQQQQQQQQQQQQQQQQQQQQQQQQQQQQQQQQNAMIEHMVTGQMQSNKQAFVTKGQPGVMQGQMMRGPSPSMQGNLPQFQSQMGQQQMAQQQHQQQQQQQMAHLQQQQQQLQQQHLQQQQQLQQLQHQQPQQQQQLQQPHQQIVQQQSQQIPMNGNPNQALVMHGPQMRLPGGHHLVQQKQQQQQVMLLQQQQAGQQLPHQLGDGSGSSADMSQQMVSDMQNQQQQQGMLGSSQHLQVGNGHFPGHGMPFNPQFAGQMPMGGPCGQAGGFAVNKDVTLTSPLLVNLLQSDISASQFGPGGKQGTGGAAANQAKPKKKKPPRKKKPKVGDGQQSAEGLCGLDSLPHGLEEAEMQGLGSDQGAGIESNSKISEFANRPGLPSQSGDQRVLQQMPMQFMPAQQMQQMQQQQLQQQQQQMQQQHQQIQQQQMQQQQMQMQSMQGPLSQAGTSQGPHHVQPQINSQQSMQMQQQQQPQHLQQQLQSQPQQQKVQQQQQQQQMMMMLKMQQEAKNRMPLQQGGQIPKGLGNPTDPTQRMPGSQQGNMPVMIDLQGHGGVPPSPDKARGMPLIVNQPLSGPARRTSLPEVGQSTPGLPSEENPGNHSLQDRGSLEIGPQSGNGNQQMIPNQGPNTNLMKSVPLSVAHQPGASPQQQSQQVSAIVGSHNIHFSSAPSTSQSSRPKTPNRASPRPYHHPLTPTNRPPSTEPSEINLSPERLNASIAGLFPPKINIPLPPRQPNLNRGFDQQGLNPTTLKAIGQAPPNLASLPVNNNTSGNNNGLQSYPSGSGMVNSGGKQDKQPGVGQAKRASPSNSRRSSPASNRKAATPSPGRQKGAKNTLILPPHQQQMPGPQIMMVSPTSVLPTTSASLPSAGPEESQQNSNALQSLPGRTDTVRNGQVPASQPEQHQTVKLREQPAPKMTSPRVPSQEPKSQEPNNLVEQRAEDKHQPQTTPQQELGSAISPGFRDAPTSLNQLLDNTGTPSLTMKSQNITHPGGDPTQKGSPYTLLDQASQSNPVVLQSIDRGPSLSTGETDQKPKSSLVSSPNIVPSSSQNMQSISAVSSGSSNQTVLLSLTSIPNPSVSSIHNLIPITKASQTVLQRPISSAPTPQNQITVFVTSNPISSATNTVSIVPPAVVSKVLAVPNKNIRPPDVRQQNPTQTRPQFITGPVYSIFQATSVPSSTNVMSQPVTMVGPIVSANIQLTPTPVSTTSSPFAPASTPIVKNSPAVSIASSQQGRTVIGQFQVQVPASQASSVSIAPLPQQPSPAVTKQESVSDANGSKPSSVGQLSLHSSMQSSPFQQLLASPPACSSPGATSVARKSPLSPTTTLAKSSPIQTVMSKNTAPRISSSSDDGQKEQNPITQIGKTMDVATPHAASVVTSVMVSSLQSSAPVTVLTAQVASQQSALPPKISSPVSVPTPFAVPTSLPTSNLPPPTTTSAMLHLSSPVTNSSPPSSLPATSVAPPTVALGTPTTTSSSSTATSQQLSVEQQLPSLVETSLPDTTETREAIVDAPSLSAQPETAQEDQPSSDPAEKKGNETASMTYAADKCDLRRTSSYKGQGFTIATEQGWAKKRKTPVNLAPRDTRANAEKAKGPSRRSSRTDKEPEEEASDNGQRKRAARPGSASSNTGKESNTGASPTQAKRRKSK